A part of Corynebacterium lactis RW2-5 genomic DNA contains:
- a CDS encoding VOC family protein, with the protein MAKVFFPYISFRGNGRKAFAYYQSIFGGELHLQDYPEVGEGQESPFPFTPPEGALAHGLLDAGWIRITGGDGIGESLPSLESEVYSFMIQCETVAEAEELIAKFLQSGSSVKMPFMKAPWGSHYGQILDPFGIMWAFHAE; encoded by the coding sequence ATGGCTAAAGTCTTTTTCCCGTACATCAGTTTTCGGGGCAACGGACGCAAGGCATTCGCGTACTATCAGTCGATTTTCGGCGGTGAACTGCACTTGCAGGACTACCCCGAGGTCGGGGAGGGGCAGGAAAGTCCGTTCCCCTTCACCCCTCCGGAGGGCGCTTTAGCGCACGGTCTTCTCGATGCCGGGTGGATTCGCATCACCGGCGGAGACGGCATCGGCGAGAGCTTGCCCAGCCTGGAATCAGAGGTCTACTCGTTCATGATTCAGTGCGAGACTGTCGCAGAGGCTGAAGAGCTCATTGCGAAGTTCCTGCAGTCCGGATCCAGCGTCAAGATGCCGTTTATGAAGGCCCCGTGGGGCTCCCACTACGGCCAGATTCTCGATCCCTTCGGCATCATGTGGGCGTTCCACGCCGAATAG
- a CDS encoding alpha/beta hydrolase — MTVAEKISLSRPGASLNVLRWAPADGAPKAVVQLLHGMVEHSRRYAELAEYLIAQGFAVVIHDHHGHGETSTDEGLPGFFAAADGWSVVLDDVHAVREWVDGEYPGVPHFLLGHSMGSLLLRDYLSRHGKGLAGAIVVGTAIWPAGKGDAGLMLAELLARVAPKSKGRLLNAATFAGFNDGLEGRTDFDWLSRDRAVVDAYVADPQCGFVPTNVFFRDLMVGTRRANSLAAYQNCPADLPLLIISGAEDPVGGAGAVAEVVGKYRNAGKERLRFAVYEGARHEILNEINRDEVFADVVRWLDSV; from the coding sequence GTGACTGTCGCTGAGAAAATCTCCCTTTCCCGCCCCGGAGCCTCCCTCAATGTGCTGCGCTGGGCTCCCGCTGATGGCGCGCCGAAGGCCGTGGTGCAGTTGCTGCATGGCATGGTCGAGCATTCGCGCCGTTACGCCGAGCTCGCCGAGTACCTGATCGCGCAGGGGTTCGCCGTGGTCATCCACGATCACCACGGCCACGGGGAGACCTCCACCGACGAGGGGCTGCCGGGGTTTTTCGCCGCTGCTGACGGCTGGTCGGTGGTGCTTGACGACGTCCACGCCGTACGTGAATGGGTAGATGGTGAGTACCCGGGTGTGCCGCATTTCCTTCTCGGTCATTCGATGGGGTCGTTGCTGCTCCGCGATTACCTGTCGCGCCACGGTAAGGGGCTGGCGGGTGCGATTGTTGTCGGTACGGCAATTTGGCCTGCGGGCAAGGGCGATGCGGGGCTGATGCTGGCGGAGCTGCTGGCCCGCGTGGCGCCGAAGTCGAAGGGACGCCTGCTCAACGCGGCGACGTTCGCCGGGTTCAATGATGGGCTGGAAGGGCGCACGGACTTTGATTGGCTCTCCCGCGACCGGGCGGTAGTGGATGCCTACGTCGCCGACCCGCAGTGTGGCTTCGTTCCCACGAACGTGTTCTTCCGGGATCTGATGGTGGGCACGCGCCGGGCGAACTCTCTCGCGGCGTACCAGAACTGCCCGGCCGACCTGCCTCTTTTGATTATCTCCGGGGCGGAGGATCCGGTGGGGGGCGCGGGTGCGGTCGCCGAGGTCGTGGGCAAGTACCGCAACGCGGGCAAAGAACGATTGCGCTTCGCCGTGTACGAGGGGGCACGCCACGAGATTCTGAATGAGATTAACCGTGACGAGGTTTTTGCGGACGTCGTGCGCTGGCTCGACAGCGTTTAG
- a CDS encoding glycerophosphodiester phosphodiesterase family protein, giving the protein MRDSDSTRVLAPPRSFREQFRAIHKIRVGRMSNLWLYVRYQLLSKLLVSIVVFPAYNWALRKLIGATGRSTINSSDVMGFLWSIQGAVAVLLSAAFVLLVMCLDIAAFVQLELRRLQGEPLPTARRMLLDALRLYPRFLHPGSLVLLAYVVILIPLVGFGPEPSVLEWLKIPNFVMDVIIHNPAYLTAYVVAIALLGVLSFFLLATFPAMLVHGHSPWGAMRESLRYMRRYWLINLVWLVIYLVTVLLIVGVTLAVLGGISLWGIPLVAESLLTIRFTTLLAALIAAGAVGLILLFLTPSMLRELTRVYAVLHDDSPVRPEPCISTASTEDRQARPRLFAAVVVAVAGSVIAAGIGAWNFDDLFRSEAKIEVVAHRGGGDLDAENTVKGLEAAAAIGAQWSEIDVQRTADGAYVINHDSTFARVAGESRAAEDMTLAEIKSLQVENGFAPSSPSRPVATLEDMLTAAKGKIRLFVELKGATADRRMVDDVAALIRQHSMEKEAAIISLDQGLIEYAEQKNPDLLTGFLYFFAVGDTENLPADYLMMEEQVATETELLRLNDAGKKTVVWTVNTEASIAKYTVSSVGGIITDHPQQVIQALTERSLRSDLELIVEQVLNFG; this is encoded by the coding sequence ATGCGCGACAGTGACAGCACGCGGGTGCTCGCTCCGCCCCGCAGTTTCCGCGAGCAATTCCGTGCGATCCACAAAATACGTGTCGGACGGATGAGTAATCTGTGGTTATACGTCAGGTACCAACTCCTGTCGAAGCTTCTGGTGTCTATCGTGGTGTTTCCGGCCTATAACTGGGCACTTCGCAAACTGATTGGCGCCACAGGTCGCTCGACAATTAATTCCAGCGATGTAATGGGATTTCTATGGTCGATTCAGGGCGCGGTGGCGGTGTTGCTCAGCGCGGCTTTTGTTTTGCTTGTAATGTGCCTGGATATCGCGGCGTTCGTGCAACTGGAGCTCCGCCGCCTCCAGGGTGAGCCACTGCCCACCGCCCGCCGCATGTTGCTCGACGCGCTGCGCCTGTACCCGCGATTTCTGCACCCCGGTTCGCTGGTGCTGCTCGCCTACGTTGTCATCCTGATTCCGCTGGTCGGCTTCGGTCCCGAGCCGAGTGTGCTGGAATGGCTGAAGATCCCAAACTTCGTCATGGACGTCATCATCCACAATCCGGCGTACCTCACCGCCTACGTTGTGGCCATTGCGCTGCTGGGCGTGCTGTCGTTTTTCCTGCTCGCGACGTTCCCGGCGATGCTGGTCCACGGCCACTCCCCCTGGGGCGCGATGCGCGAGTCCTTGCGCTACATGCGCCGCTACTGGCTGATTAACCTGGTGTGGCTTGTCATCTACCTGGTGACGGTCCTGCTGATTGTCGGTGTCACGCTCGCCGTGTTGGGCGGGATCTCGCTGTGGGGCATCCCACTGGTCGCCGAGTCGCTGCTGACCATCCGCTTCACGACGCTTCTCGCCGCCCTCATCGCCGCCGGCGCCGTCGGTCTAATCCTCCTTTTCCTCACCCCCAGCATGTTGCGCGAGCTCACCCGGGTCTACGCCGTGCTTCACGACGATTCCCCGGTGCGCCCCGAGCCCTGCATCTCCACGGCGAGCACGGAGGACCGGCAGGCCCGCCCACGGTTATTTGCGGCCGTCGTAGTTGCGGTGGCGGGGTCTGTTATCGCTGCCGGAATCGGTGCCTGGAACTTCGATGATTTGTTCCGCTCGGAGGCGAAAATCGAGGTAGTGGCGCATCGCGGTGGTGGCGACTTGGACGCTGAGAACACCGTGAAGGGGTTGGAGGCTGCTGCAGCAATTGGCGCGCAGTGGTCCGAAATTGATGTGCAGCGCACCGCCGACGGCGCGTATGTAATCAACCACGACTCCACTTTTGCAAGGGTCGCGGGCGAGAGCCGCGCCGCCGAGGACATGACGCTGGCAGAAATTAAGTCATTGCAGGTCGAGAACGGTTTTGCCCCTTCTTCTCCGTCGCGGCCCGTTGCGACCTTGGAGGATATGCTCACAGCGGCGAAGGGAAAAATTCGTCTGTTTGTCGAGCTCAAGGGGGCCACCGCCGATCGACGTATGGTCGACGACGTGGCTGCGCTTATTCGTCAGCACAGCATGGAAAAAGAGGCTGCAATAATCAGTTTGGATCAGGGACTCATCGAATACGCAGAGCAAAAGAACCCTGACCTTTTAACAGGATTTCTATACTTCTTCGCAGTCGGCGACACCGAGAATCTACCCGCTGACTACCTCATGATGGAAGAACAGGTTGCCACCGAAACTGAATTGTTGCGCCTCAATGATGCCGGGAAGAAGACGGTGGTTTGGACGGTTAACACGGAGGCTTCTATCGCTAAGTACACCGTGTCTTCCGTTGGCGGCATAATAACCGACCATCCACAGCAGGTCATTCAAGCTCTGACAGAGCGAAGCCTGCGCTCCGACCTCGAACTTATTGTGGAGCAAGTCCTTAATTTCGGGTAG
- a CDS encoding ABC transporter ATP-binding protein, whose product MTFHLNADCTYGYVFPVGSLETTLADGNLYGLVGPNGAGKSTLLKTLAGELEPLSGSVELIPSAPGLTGNSARVNAVIDSGSRASIGKIVHVAEPVFLPDLTVGEHLALLGRAAKRLPSMWDVVVDRWRLDALLGISPKDLSSGQRQRVFLASQLELSTAPVLLIDEPERHLDSSWQDFVADILAELAKRKRLVVVATHSSVIATRCNQLIELEPAA is encoded by the coding sequence TGGGGTCGCTCGAAACGACGCTTGCCGACGGCAACCTCTACGGCCTCGTCGGACCCAACGGGGCGGGAAAGTCGACGCTACTTAAAACACTTGCGGGGGAGCTGGAGCCACTGTCGGGTTCGGTTGAGCTCATTCCAAGTGCGCCCGGCTTGACGGGGAATAGCGCTCGAGTTAATGCCGTCATCGATAGTGGGTCCCGTGCGAGTATCGGCAAAATAGTCCACGTTGCAGAGCCAGTTTTCCTCCCCGACCTAACCGTTGGCGAACACTTGGCGCTGCTAGGACGTGCTGCGAAGCGGCTACCTTCGATGTGGGATGTGGTCGTCGACCGGTGGAGACTGGATGCCCTGCTGGGGATCTCCCCAAAAGATCTTTCCAGCGGACAGAGGCAACGAGTTTTTCTCGCCTCGCAGCTGGAGCTGTCGACTGCTCCCGTGCTTCTCATCGATGAACCAGAGCGGCACCTTGACTCCTCGTGGCAAGACTTTGTAGCCGATATTCTCGCTGAATTAGCTAAAAGAAAGCGGTTGGTCGTGGTCGCCACTCACAGTTCCGTTATCGCCACACGTTGCAATCAGCTGATCGAGTTGGAGCCCGCAGCGTGA